The Aricia agestis chromosome 3, ilAriAges1.1, whole genome shotgun sequence genome includes the window agtagtgtagatatataaaaaaatacctagCCACTACCAAAGAAATTTGGTACATATTTTGTGCAGACGCCAGACGCTAATatctaacatattatatacgaaAACTGTGCACTTTTGGATATATTACATACaaacgggtcgaattgataaccttctttttttgaagtcggttaaaaacagaaGGGGGGTGCAATGTTCGATCTCTTCGGTGAGGCGTGTTGTGATGGTTGTCAGCTTCAGGCACAGAGTATAGGTTGATAACGCGCCAAGAAGTGGCTGtccaccataaagttaatatacctagcaagcgagatgtcactatcagtaacactgcgtggtaaaaatagACGTATGATACAAGACGGTAGAActcttttttcatctgtttgatagtccagtcggcacttatcggtaTGTTGATAATTTAAGCTCGAAAGATGTTTCTAAATACATTACTAACACGCacatgtaaaaatatttgtacacacagatataaatcaatttcggtttcgtttgacagctcgggattgttcctctattccgctaggtgtattaactttatgctgcCCACCAGACGTTATGCCtggcaatggggattgtccatttttttttaattttgttcattacaaaaacatttcgaggaataaggtcagtgatcgtttttctgtatataaacgaaaaaaatacccattagttacttatatttttgaacaaatatgtttaacctttgtttgaccttcaatggcgtaaaattagcaataaattcgaccaacattacatttcgaacttttggtaagcttctcgtatcagctttcacataatgagaacttgcatttgacgaaccagccattataaataagattgaaaggaaaaaacatactgcagaggtcaattattggccgccgatgatgatgtcagagcgaaactttaaaaatttattgagaaaaaactagccaatgaatttcaaaattatttaatttatattcttaaaataccctattttaacgaaaaaaaatataaaaagtacatgtgattttttttttggacaatgcccatttctATCCTCCTGAGCCCCGAGCTATGAGCTCGGTCATTATGGCATAAGTAGGTTAggtgtttaaataaaagaaataatattattttttaatagtaatcttACGTAATCTCACAAATTAGGTACCAaacattaacataattatatatttctaCTCAGATATTAAGTctgaataataaattttaacaaaactcAAAACAACTTAACATCGCTATCTAAGTTTTAACATctaattaaaacttatttatcaTTAAAAACAACTTTGGTAAAATCGAGATCATTCTTTGCAAATAGGAACAAAATATAGAAACCACTCtatcctttaaataataattaaacccaCATAAAAATCTAATGTTGTGTAATCCAATTTTTGGGAAAACCAAACCTTAATGAGACCTGTGAAATTCTATAAAACAATTACGATTTGGTGTCAGACATAAATGCATATTACAAGTGATACACAAGACAGTTGTTTTTTTGGTGCACGAGGTATATCTGCAACGTTGTTGTTTTGATTGCATGTCAGGCAAATGATTAGCAGCATGAAGTCGTTTAACCATGGGAGGCAAAGGCTTCACAAATTGTCTGCCACGTTTTCGAGACTCTTGTTCTTCTTCAGTATCAGAAACATCTGTCAAATCTGTGTATGTATTCTTAAATATCAAGAGTTCAGAAAACTCCATTTTAAATTCTCGTAACTGCAATATTTTATGGGCAGGTTTTCCACATGCTCGATTATCCTGTTTGTATTTTATCCACGAGTTGACAATTGCGAGATCTAACATGTGGGAAATAAACCTCACCGTCCATTTGTTGGTACGAATTCGTGCCGGACAAACAGACAACAACCTATCTGCTAGGTCCACTCCTCCCATGTTAGTATTATATTCTTTGACGATTTGTGGTCGTCGAACCGAAATGTACTGTTTTAGCTTTTTGTCGTATCTCTGAACCTCATCTACAGTGTCTGCAGCATGGATACTTGAAGCAAACAAAACAGGCTTGTTGTCATACCATTTTGTAATGGCAATGGCTTTATCTTCTCGCACTAGAACGTCAAAACTTCCACGACCTTTGCGTGAAAGACATTTGTCGTTCTCTATATCATTTCTCATGTATCCTGGAATTCTATTTTTCATAATAGTTCCAGTACACTTAAACCCCCTTGTATTTAGTTCTTCAATGAGTTTAAAAGTTGTAAAGTAGCGGTCACAGTAGATGAGATGACCGGGCACCAAGGTCTcaattaactttaaaactacATTTTCGCACAAAGAACCTTTAATTTCAGACTCTTCAAATGTCGTGCTCCCTTGATACACTAAAATATCACATACCATTCCATTGGGGTTCGCGAGAACAAAAGCTTTTAAGCCAGTTGGATGTGGTTTTCCTGGGCAATATTGTCTAATGGCACAAGCACCCGTAAAAGGAATTATCATTTCATCTATCGATATTTTTTGTTCTCGGATTTGTGCACGACAGCCTTGGAGCACACGATCCAAAATAGGCCGAACTTTCCACAGTTTATcctccttttttttttcagtagtGACATCGAGATCAAATACTAGCTTCATAGAGTTCCGTAGCTGAGTATATCTGTCACGAGACATGGAGTCAACTATGATGGGAATAGCGTATTTGCGGTtccaatacattttcaattgtGGATAGTTGATGCATGACATAAGTAAAGTAATACCCACATATGTTTTGCATTCCTCAATAGTTAATTTAAGAGGCTTACCAGATATGTGAATAGCTGTCTGGTTAGACTTTACTACAATTAATTTGTACAATTCATCATCTAAGTATTCTTCCACGTAGTCGTTGATATTTGATGGATCCTGTGTGGATGGTAAGTAAGATGGTGAGGACAAACCTGGCAAATCAACGTCGAACTTATCCCGTTTCCACAAAGGAGCGTCTTGTGGCCGAGCCGGCCCTCGACTGCGAGTGCCACCACGTGTTCGAATCCGACACCCAGCACGTCGTCTGCCCCGACCACGACGACCAATATCTCTGCCAAGACTACGAGGACTACCCTGACTTATTAGTGAATAGCTATCAGCGCTGTTGGAACTGTCGCTCGAGCCCTCGTATGCTGAAGATAGGGATTCATATATGATAGCGTGTCTCTGAATGAATTCTTCATCCTCACTTGAGTCTTCAAACTcggagttatttaatatttccgCAATATCGCGGTCTCGTAacgctgaaaataataattataatataataattagtatgtaCATACACTACGGTAAGTAGGTACTACGGCCGACAGTGATATACAAAGGATCAATTCCACATACTTTAATTTGAAATTGCGTACGAAGTGCCTTTCTAAAGgattaatttatttacgacaatttattttcttaattatgCTTTATTTCTTGACAAAAGTATGTATTTTTGTAGGAATATCTATTAATTTACAATTGTATAAAACATCTACAGTATAAATagtgaataaaacaaaaaaataataaaaaatacttactgcGTCGGCCAGGCGCCGCCATTGTTGTAAACTCCTGAGCCCACGTCGCGCGAATGAAGGGCACTAGTCATGCGATCTCTATCGAAATCCAAGGACAAACTATTGCTATTGGTTAAATTTCATTGGTTGAAAGCATTCGTGTGTCAAATACTTTTTTAGCGGGAAAAAACAAACCCTCGAGAATTGATGCTACATAAAGGTCGGTCGCCCGTTGTCGTACTAAGATGTCAAGAAGTACTCGGACTTTAGAGTAAGGTTTATTTAGCACTTTATAAAGGACGCCAGGTGTCAGGAGGCTATGGTATGCTCGGCCTTAAATATAGTAATACCATTTGTTTTACAAGTTGCGATCCCCTTTCTGATATTTTTAAACGATTTTTCTTGGTTACATATTAAACGGAAAACTCATGTTTAGTAACATGAACTATAGCaatgtatgtatattttcaaaattgaaacggacattatatttgattttttattagACTCACAATCACACACAAAAAGCAATGGGACCTACAATAACAATATTGAATTACTACAACATCGACATAAATATAGCTTAGCGTACATTTACTGCGTGGCTGAAGCAGATGCAAAGAtcaaaaatctataataataacacTAGGACGAGATAcacaacataaataatattattattatacctatgaataatatataatataaattaatttctaagACAATACCTATTACATTTAGATACCTACAGTACCAAAGTTTACGCATATTTAGCCAATTAGGAACTTTAAAAGttaatgcataataataatatacgaaCATAGAATTAATTGGGCACAATAGTGCACTAGACCCTAGAATCCAAATATGAACCTATACTAATGGGTCAGTTAAAAAATTGACAGAAATGCACAATCCCTTGATATAAGTAAatacatatttgatatttttataaatatggaGACTAGATTTATAAGGATGACAATATTGTTATACCAGTAAATACCGAATCGCAGGTTCCCATAACAATAGGAAGCCGGGCTTTACTTGTTAATAAGTTAATACCGTGGCAAAGGAACAACGGAACGCCGCCTTTTGTAAGATAAAAAGTTACATGAGAAAAGGAAATTCTACAATAGTTTTATGCACTTTATGCTGCCAAAGTTTGTCTACCCGGACCCGTGACAGCGGCTGCTGGGAAGTAGCCGACACATCAGAGAATAAGAGCAGGTACACATTGGGGTTCTCAaaacgcgcgttagcaaagcgcgcgcctgcgcgcgcttcaaaacgcccaatgtgtacctgCTTTAAGAGTGCGAAATAATCCTTAAGTGCGTTTAACTATAAACTATATTCACTCGCATAAGTAATCGTTATAGGAAATTCCTATTTTTCACTTCACTAGTCCTACGGGCTACGATTAATGTCATCAAACGCTTAAGACTAATCAAACGTGCAATATTGTATGTTATAATACGGCGGGTGCTTGTTATTGACCCGGACGTAGCCATCCGGCGTCTTGATGAAGTGTAAAGGTTCGTGGTTGTGTTCGGTAACGGCCAGGAGGATTTTGTCGTCCTTGCTCACGTGGACGTGGGCCTTGCACGACTTGCTGTGGTAGCAGGAGCACGTGTACCTCGCTCCACCGCCGCGGATCTTGCCGCTCTTCGAGAAGGTGAAGTTCTCGTACACCAGCAGCTTGCTCCCGGTGGCGAGGTTGATGAACTTGGCTGAAACTTTGGTAGAAAAAACGTTATGTGTGTTCAAAGCGGTTTTGAGAATAACCACACTAATAAACGAACGGTCACGAATCAAGAATGTATAATGTCTTAACGCTCATGTCTTGTTCTTCGTGCGGGAAAAAGACACTGTTTGTCAGTGTTTTTTCCCGCACGAAATTATTTTCATGTGCATTTGCACATGAAAATAATTTCGTTTCGTTTCGCTAAAATTTTCGGTGATTCGTGACCTGATAATAGAACTTATTTAagcacaaataaattattatcattatatgaCGAACAAAGAATTAAGGATTTAGGAAGTGAGTGTCATTTTAAGACTACTATTGATTTGACATACATGTAGGTACAGTAATTCCAGGTAACTAAAATTTACATTAAAGAAATACCGATTGACTCctggtaaaaaatattatattaataatattttttctgtagCGTCTAATGCCATAGCATATCCAGTAATGCTTAGTTTTCACTTTTCTGAGGTCAATTGGATTGGTTTAACTTAAACGTGATAAGAAATCTCTAAGCGCTTTCAAAGAGATAAGCGACAAATTCACCTCAAACTGGTTTCTCAGTATTCTATTCAGAGTGGATTAATTACCAGCTTTGACGAAgattgaataaataaaacaaataaataattgtgttaatgttttttatttttccacCTTATAGCTATTttcacactgtgcactttcatcttcaattttcgtcaccaactttcatattggcgcattcaataattaaatgcgtcaaggaacgcaacg containing:
- the LOC121740617 gene encoding piggyBac transposable element-derived protein 3-like, whose translation is MAAPGRRTLRDRDIAEILNNSEFEDSSEDEEFIQRHAIIYESLSSAYEGSSDSSNSADSYSLISQGSPRSLGRDIGRRGRGRRRAGCRIRTRGGTRSRGPARPQDAPLWKRDKFDVDLPGLSSPSYLPSTQDPSNINDYVEEYLDDELYKLIVVKSNQTAIHISGKPLKLTIEECKTYVGITLLMSCINYPQLKMYWNRKYAIPIIVDSMSRDRYTQLRNSMKLVFDLDVTTEKKKEDKLWKVRPILDRVLQGCRAQIREQKISIDEMIIPFTGACAIRQYCPGKPHPTGLKAFVLANPNGMVCDILVYQGSTTFEESEIKGSLCENVVLKLIETLVPGHLIYCDRYFTTFKLIEELNTRGFKCTGTIMKNRIPGYMRNDIENDKCLSRKGRGSFDVLVREDKAIAITKWYDNKPVLFASSIHAADTVDEVQRYDKKLKQYISVRRPQIVKEYNTNMGGVDLADRLLSVCPARIRTNKWTVRFISHMLDLAIVNSWIKYKQDNRACGKPAHKILQLREFKMEFSELLIFKNTYTDLTDVSDTEEEQESRKRGRQFVKPLPPMVKRLHAANHLPDMQSKQQRCRYTSCTKKTTVLCITCNMHLCLTPNRNCFIEFHRSH